The following are encoded in a window of Flavobacterium sp. WC2421 genomic DNA:
- a CDS encoding ammonium transporter, giving the protein MDTNAAMDLMWVLIAGSLVFFMQAGFTLVETGFTRSKNTGNIIMKNLMDFCIGSLAFWAVGYSLMYGDSIGGLVGDMKQYAFFDSLPDMHSLFFQTVFAATAATIVSGAIAERTKFTTYLIFSLLMTLIIYPISGSWVWNAGGWLAKMGFTDFAGSTVVHAVGGAASLVAAAMVGPRIGKYTDGKSNAIQGHSLMLGALGVFILWLGWFGFNPGSQLAISGDNAFKVAAIFITTNLAGAAGALAAMFLTWIFYKKPDISMTLNGVLAGLVGVTAGCAAVSPLGALIIGLICGVVVVFSIEFIDKKLKIDDPVGAVSVHGVCGALGTILVGFFATDGGLFYGGGFDKLIVQITGVAAIVAWAMGASFIVLFILKKTMGLRVTKEEEIDGLDIHEHGTNVYND; this is encoded by the coding sequence ATGGATACGAATGCTGCAATGGACTTAATGTGGGTGTTAATCGCCGGAAGTTTAGTGTTTTTTATGCAAGCCGGTTTTACACTTGTAGAAACTGGTTTTACTAGATCAAAAAATACTGGAAATATTATAATGAAAAATTTAATGGATTTCTGTATTGGAAGTCTTGCTTTCTGGGCAGTAGGATATTCGTTAATGTACGGAGATTCTATTGGAGGATTGGTTGGAGATATGAAGCAATATGCTTTTTTTGATAGTCTTCCAGACATGCATAGTTTATTTTTTCAAACTGTATTTGCAGCAACTGCAGCAACTATAGTTTCTGGAGCGATTGCTGAAAGAACAAAATTTACTACTTATTTAATCTTCTCTTTATTAATGACATTAATAATCTACCCTATTTCTGGTAGCTGGGTATGGAATGCAGGTGGATGGCTAGCTAAAATGGGATTTACTGATTTCGCTGGATCAACTGTAGTACATGCTGTTGGTGGAGCTGCTTCTTTAGTAGCTGCTGCTATGGTAGGCCCTAGAATTGGAAAATACACAGATGGAAAATCAAATGCTATACAAGGTCATAGTTTAATGCTAGGAGCTTTAGGGGTATTTATACTTTGGTTAGGATGGTTTGGGTTCAACCCAGGATCTCAACTTGCAATATCTGGTGATAACGCTTTTAAAGTAGCAGCTATATTTATTACAACAAATTTAGCAGGTGCTGCAGGTGCGTTAGCAGCTATGTTTTTAACTTGGATATTTTACAAAAAACCAGATATTTCAATGACTTTAAATGGAGTTTTGGCTGGATTAGTTGGTGTGACAGCAGGTTGTGCAGCTGTAAGCCCATTAGGAGCTCTAATTATTGGATTAATTTGTGGGGTTGTAGTTGTATTTTCAATTGAATTTATCGACAAAAAATTAAAAATTGACGATCCAGTTGGAGCGGTTTCAGTTCATGGAGTTTGTGGTGCATTAGGAACTATATTAGTTGGATTTTTTGCTACTGATGGTGGTTTATTCTATGGTGGTGGTTTTGATAAATTAATTGTACAAATCACAGGTGTTGCAGCAATTGTAGCATGGGCAATGGGAGCTTCTTTTATCGTATTATTTATATTAAAGAAAACTATGGGACTAAGAGTTACCAAAGAAGAAGAGATTGATGGTTTAGATATTCATGAGCATGGAACTAATGTTTATAATGACTAA
- the gnd gene encoding phosphogluconate dehydrogenase (NAD(+)-dependent, decarboxylating), with translation MQIGLIGLGKMGFNLALNLQRNGYDVVANDVNTDFVAKIEKEGIDTANSVAVLTEKLTERRVIWIMVPAGEIVDKVIFSLIPFLNKNDIVIDGGNSNFKDSKRRYKILKENGFCYLDCGTSGGTSGALNGACTMVGGDKEVFDYVAEVFENISVPNGSLYTGASGSGHYTKMVHNGIEYGMMQSIAEGFEVFEHSEFDIDFEKTAKLFNHGSVVRGWLMELTQNAFSKDPKLEGIKGVMHSSGEGKWTLEEALDLGVPTPVIALSIMMRYRSQMQDTFSGKVVAALRNEFGGHAVEKNE, from the coding sequence ATGCAAATAGGACTGATAGGATTAGGAAAAATGGGCTTTAACCTAGCCTTAAACTTGCAAAGAAATGGGTATGATGTGGTAGCCAATGATGTTAATACCGACTTTGTAGCTAAAATAGAGAAAGAAGGAATAGATACGGCTAATTCAGTTGCTGTATTAACCGAAAAATTAACCGAGCGAAGAGTGATTTGGATTATGGTTCCCGCAGGAGAAATTGTAGATAAAGTTATTTTTTCTTTAATCCCTTTTTTAAATAAAAACGATATTGTCATCGATGGAGGAAATTCTAATTTCAAAGATTCAAAACGCAGGTATAAAATTTTAAAAGAAAATGGGTTTTGCTATTTGGACTGTGGTACATCTGGAGGAACTTCTGGTGCATTAAATGGCGCTTGTACGATGGTGGGAGGAGATAAAGAAGTATTTGATTATGTAGCAGAAGTTTTTGAGAATATTTCAGTTCCTAATGGATCTTTATATACAGGTGCTTCTGGGAGTGGCCATTATACTAAAATGGTTCATAATGGAATTGAATATGGAATGATGCAATCAATTGCAGAAGGATTCGAAGTGTTTGAACATTCTGAATTTGATATTGATTTCGAAAAAACAGCAAAACTGTTCAATCATGGTTCTGTAGTACGCGGTTGGTTAATGGAATTGACTCAAAATGCTTTCTCAAAAGATCCTAAACTCGAGGGTATAAAGGGAGTTATGCATTCCTCAGGAGAAGGAAAATGGACACTTGAAGAAGCATTGGATTTAGGCGTGCCAACACCTGTTATAGCGTTATCGATAATGATGCGTTATCGTTCTCAAATGCAAGATACATTCTCTGGTAAAGTAGTTGCGGCCCTCCGAAATGAATTTGGTGGTCATGCTGTAGAAAAAAACGAATAA
- a CDS encoding DUF2126 domain-containing protein, with product MSIKIAISHKTTYKFDRSVKLFPHVFRLRPAVHSRTAIEGYSFKISPEDHFINWQQDPFGNYQARVIFPEKIKELKVEVEVIAKLQVINPFDYFVEEYAQKYPFKYDTILEQELIPYLKLSEESPIFLKFIEKIKLNDSIEINDFLVYLNQEVYKTLSYNLRMEAGVQTPEETLRIKSGSCRDFAWLLIHVLRHFGLAARFVSGYIVQLAPDIKSLDGPSGPENDFTDLHAWAEVYLPGAGWIGLDPTSGLFASEGHIPLCCTPHYESAAPVTGATEKCEVSFEFENKVTRIHEDPRVTKPYSDCQWEDIMAVGNVVEKDLIEGDVRLTMGGEPTFISIDDFEGAEWNTAADGPLKRKLAYDLALRLKKRFAHGGLLHFGQGKWYPGELFPRWQYGLYWRKDGFPLWKNDALVAKEGETQFTFHDAEKFAVELTKFLGIDTKNILPTYEDPIYWALEEGKLPMNLDPLKVNLKDSMERHNLAKVLEKGLNNPAGFVLPIQKNHNNDNWESCAWEFRRGNCFLIPGNSPIGLRLPLDSLPKISKNKRETVVDRSLFEDLPALGDYSEKINKRYGTISKLIQSVKKVLSKKEEKKEEESLLFEVDTFITAMCIQERDGMLYIFLPPTDYLEDYVDLITSIEITAEKLQMPVRIEGYQPKSDYRVEKMMVTPDPGVIEVNVHPAKSWQEIVDNTTALYEEAFLSRLGTDKFMVDGRHTGTGGGNHVTLGAEKPEDSPLLRRPDLLRSLITYWQHHPVLSYLFAGPFIGPTSQAPRIDEGRDERLYEMEIAFDQIPKDKEVPFWMVDRIFRNLLTDITGNTHRSEFCIDKLYSPDSSTGRLGILELRAFDMPPHKHMNLVQNLLVRALVAKFWKNPYEKKLVRWGTELHDKFLLPHFAYLDMIDVVNDLKDAGYNFDISWFDPFFEFRYPHHGNVTIDNIQLEIRLGIEPWHVLGEELSGSGTSRFVDSSLERLQVKVSGIVPERHILLCKGCRIPLRSTGTKGEYVAGIRYKAWNPPSALHPNIGVDVPLVFDIVDTWNNKVIGGCTYFVTHPGGRSFETMPVNSFEAESRKISRFWDFGHTPSSVHNDMENEKEIIINNSATSRFLVESKSELKLDTPIELINPEYPYTLDLRHYWKAKE from the coding sequence ATGTCAATAAAAATCGCTATTTCACACAAAACAACTTACAAATTTGACCGAAGCGTTAAATTATTCCCTCATGTTTTTAGACTTCGTCCAGCTGTACATTCTAGAACGGCTATAGAAGGATACTCTTTTAAAATAAGTCCTGAGGATCATTTTATCAATTGGCAACAAGACCCTTTTGGGAATTATCAAGCTAGAGTTATTTTTCCTGAAAAAATTAAAGAATTAAAAGTCGAAGTCGAAGTTATTGCAAAACTTCAAGTCATCAACCCTTTTGATTATTTTGTAGAAGAATATGCTCAAAAGTATCCCTTTAAATATGATACTATACTGGAACAAGAATTAATTCCTTATTTAAAATTGAGTGAAGAAAGTCCCATATTCTTAAAATTTATTGAAAAAATAAAACTAAATGATTCCATAGAAATAAATGATTTTTTAGTTTATCTGAACCAAGAAGTTTACAAAACGCTTTCTTATAATCTACGAATGGAGGCAGGAGTACAAACACCAGAAGAAACATTACGAATAAAAAGTGGCTCTTGCAGAGATTTTGCATGGCTATTAATTCATGTTTTACGTCACTTTGGTTTAGCTGCACGATTTGTTTCTGGCTATATTGTGCAATTAGCACCCGACATAAAATCACTTGATGGCCCTTCTGGACCAGAAAACGATTTTACTGATTTACACGCTTGGGCCGAAGTTTATCTTCCTGGAGCAGGATGGATTGGACTGGATCCTACGTCTGGACTTTTTGCAAGTGAAGGTCATATACCATTATGTTGTACTCCCCATTATGAAAGTGCAGCGCCAGTTACAGGTGCAACAGAAAAATGTGAAGTAAGTTTTGAATTTGAAAATAAAGTAACTCGCATTCATGAAGACCCAAGGGTAACTAAACCCTATTCTGACTGTCAATGGGAAGACATCATGGCGGTAGGAAATGTAGTGGAGAAGGATTTAATTGAAGGTGATGTGCGTTTAACAATGGGTGGAGAACCCACCTTTATTTCTATTGATGATTTTGAGGGAGCCGAATGGAATACTGCAGCCGATGGACCATTGAAACGTAAACTAGCTTATGATTTAGCCCTTCGTTTAAAAAAACGATTTGCTCATGGAGGCTTGCTGCATTTTGGACAAGGAAAATGGTACCCTGGAGAGTTATTCCCACGTTGGCAATATGGACTATACTGGAGAAAAGACGGATTCCCTTTGTGGAAAAATGATGCGCTAGTAGCAAAAGAAGGTGAAACTCAATTTACTTTTCACGATGCTGAAAAATTTGCTGTCGAATTGACCAAATTTTTAGGTATTGACACTAAAAACATATTACCAACTTACGAAGATCCAATCTATTGGGCTCTAGAAGAAGGTAAACTTCCAATGAATTTAGATCCATTGAAAGTGAATTTAAAAGATTCTATGGAACGTCATAATTTGGCAAAGGTATTAGAAAAAGGCTTGAATAATCCAGCAGGATTTGTTTTGCCAATACAAAAAAATCACAATAATGATAATTGGGAAAGTTGTGCTTGGGAATTTAGAAGAGGCAATTGCTTTTTAATTCCTGGAAATTCTCCAATTGGATTGCGTTTACCATTGGATTCCTTACCAAAAATTTCTAAAAATAAGAGAGAAACAGTTGTAGATAGAAGTTTATTTGAAGACTTACCCGCTTTAGGTGATTATTCAGAAAAAATAAACAAACGTTATGGGACCATTTCAAAACTCATTCAGTCTGTCAAAAAAGTATTATCTAAAAAAGAAGAAAAAAAAGAAGAAGAATCTTTATTATTTGAAGTAGACACTTTTATTACCGCCATGTGTATACAAGAGCGCGATGGAATGTTGTACATTTTTCTTCCTCCAACTGATTATTTAGAAGACTATGTAGATTTAATTACTTCGATAGAAATTACTGCAGAAAAATTACAAATGCCAGTAAGAATTGAAGGATATCAACCAAAGTCGGACTACAGAGTCGAAAAAATGATGGTAACCCCAGATCCAGGTGTAATTGAAGTAAATGTACATCCAGCCAAATCTTGGCAAGAAATTGTAGACAACACAACGGCGCTATATGAAGAGGCATTTCTATCTCGTTTAGGCACCGATAAGTTTATGGTAGACGGTCGTCATACTGGAACTGGAGGAGGGAACCATGTAACATTAGGAGCTGAAAAGCCTGAGGATAGTCCCCTATTGAGAAGACCTGATTTATTGCGAAGCTTAATCACCTATTGGCAACACCATCCCGTTTTAAGTTACCTTTTTGCTGGACCCTTTATTGGACCAACAAGTCAAGCACCGCGTATTGATGAAGGTCGTGATGAGCGTCTCTACGAAATGGAAATTGCTTTTGATCAAATCCCAAAAGACAAAGAAGTTCCTTTTTGGATGGTGGACAGAATTTTCAGAAACCTATTAACTGATATCACTGGAAATACGCACCGTTCAGAATTTTGTATCGATAAATTATATTCTCCTGATTCATCAACAGGACGTTTGGGAATATTAGAGTTAAGAGCTTTTGATATGCCACCTCACAAACACATGAATTTAGTTCAAAATTTATTAGTTCGTGCCTTGGTTGCAAAATTTTGGAAAAACCCATATGAGAAAAAATTAGTCCGTTGGGGAACTGAACTACATGATAAGTTTTTGTTGCCTCATTTTGCCTATTTGGACATGATTGATGTAGTTAATGATTTAAAAGATGCTGGATATAATTTTGACATTTCATGGTTTGATCCTTTTTTCGAATTTAGATATCCTCACCATGGTAATGTGACTATTGATAATATCCAATTAGAAATTCGATTAGGTATTGAACCATGGCACGTACTTGGTGAAGAACTCTCAGGCTCTGGAACCTCTCGTTTTGTAGATTCCTCATTAGAACGTTTACAAGTAAAAGTTTCTGGAATTGTACCAGAACGCCATATTTTACTATGTAAAGGCTGCCGAATTCCTTTAAGAAGTACTGGTACAAAAGGAGAATATGTAGCAGGAATACGATATAAAGCATGGAATCCACCATCCGCTTTACACCCAAATATAGGTGTAGATGTTCCATTGGTTTTTGATATTGTAGATACTTGGAATAATAAAGTAATCGGTGGCTGTACCTATTTTGTAACACATCCAGGCGGAAGAAGTTTTGAAACTATGCCTGTGAATAGTTTTGAAGCAGAATCAAGAAAGATAAGTCGCTTTTGGGATTTTGGTCATACACCATCTTCAGTACATAATGACATGGAAAACGAGAAAGAAATTATAATAAATAATAGTGCAACTTCTCGCTTTTTAGTAGAGTCTAAATCCGAACTTAAACTTGATACTCCCATTGAACTTATTAACCCTGAATACCCTTACACATTAGATTTAAGACATTATTGGAAAGCAAAAGAATAG
- a CDS encoding P-II family nitrogen regulator → MKKIEAIIRKSKFDEVKEALHKIEVNFFTYWDVTGVGNEKEGHVYRGITYSTTDIQRRYISIVVSDPFLEKTVDAILNAAATGMVGDGKVFVSDVQETYRIRTKEKGTDAVN, encoded by the coding sequence ATGAAAAAAATCGAAGCCATTATTCGAAAATCAAAATTTGATGAAGTTAAAGAAGCTTTACACAAAATAGAAGTTAATTTTTTTACGTATTGGGACGTTACTGGAGTTGGTAACGAGAAAGAAGGACACGTGTATAGAGGTATTACTTACAGTACAACAGATATACAAAGAAGATACATTTCCATTGTAGTTTCGGATCCTTTTCTAGAAAAAACAGTTGACGCTATTTTGAATGCAGCCGCTACCGGAATGGTGGGCGATGGTAAAGTATTTGTTTCTGATGTACAAGAAACGTATAGAATAAGAACCAAAGAAAAAGGAACAGACGCTGTTAACTAA
- a CDS encoding nuclear transport factor 2 family protein, with product MKKSILIVLLMITCITYAQKKSNGTIYVEHPAINTVEDMVQAFVKGDTDKVSSYLAEDFKSYNGTSIDKRDKGEDKASFLKGMKFWKDNIDYFSIKRSAGAYPDALEYKDANNKDVVWVQTWEDLKGVHNKSGVKIDMPIHRLFIVDKNNKIKTIINYMNSSIPDEIGNSSTDRQNGMIYNHHEYINTIRKMIYAFENNDLDKAYSFYDDKARFLDENNSERKSISLAELKANDKKFLDKFEVNSIDVSGYPDYLHYEMGNTKVVQSWWNYNLTRKSDKKKIILPVFFIDDFNDDGKIVFEHAYYSEKVLEQ from the coding sequence ATGAAAAAAAGTATTCTAATTGTATTGTTGATGATTACTTGCATCACATACGCACAAAAAAAATCAAATGGAACTATTTATGTAGAACATCCTGCAATCAATACAGTAGAGGATATGGTTCAGGCATTTGTTAAAGGAGATACTGACAAAGTATCTAGTTATTTAGCAGAAGATTTTAAATCATATAACGGTACGAGCATTGACAAAAGAGATAAAGGAGAAGACAAAGCTTCTTTTTTAAAAGGAATGAAATTCTGGAAAGACAATATTGATTATTTTAGTATTAAACGATCTGCAGGTGCTTATCCAGATGCATTAGAATACAAAGATGCTAACAACAAAGATGTGGTTTGGGTTCAAACTTGGGAAGACCTAAAAGGAGTACATAATAAATCTGGAGTAAAGATAGATATGCCCATTCATCGATTATTTATTGTTGACAAAAATAATAAGATAAAAACCATCATCAATTACATGAATAGTAGCATTCCTGATGAAATTGGTAATAGTTCTACTGATAGACAAAATGGTATGATTTACAATCATCATGAATATATCAACACTATTCGAAAAATGATTTATGCATTTGAAAATAATGACCTTGATAAAGCGTATAGTTTTTATGATGATAAAGCGCGGTTTTTAGATGAAAATAATTCAGAAAGAAAAAGTATTTCATTAGCTGAATTAAAGGCCAATGACAAAAAATTTCTAGATAAATTTGAAGTTAACAGTATAGACGTATCCGGATATCCAGATTATTTGCATTATGAAATGGGAAATACAAAAGTGGTGCAATCCTGGTGGAATTATAATTTGACTAGAAAATCAGATAAAAAGAAAATTATTTTACCCGTATTTTTTATAGATGATTTTAATGATGATGGAAAAATAGTTTTTGAACATGCTTATTACAGTGAAAAAGTGTTAGAGCAATAA
- a CDS encoding gluconate:H+ symporter has translation MSILILIASILLLLFLITVLKFNAFISLLLASFFVGIVKLMPFGTIVNSIQNGIGSTLGSLVLILAFGVMLGSLLSESGAAQRISTVLINSFGVNQVKWAVLVTGFAVGIAMFYNAGFVILIPMVFAIAANTKQPFIYLGITMASALSITHGFLPPHPGPTAIAVIFKADIGKTLLYGILVSIPALLAAGIIFPEFIKKIVTNPPKGLFESKTFTEGEMPSFLTSFMIALTPVILMGIGTLSAFILPEGSDLRTTLEFIGNPTTSMLITVLFGIVFLGIKRGQKMMDIMDKFSTSMSSVTMIILIIGAGGAFKQLLIDSGIGSDLATFFDGSTLSPLFLGWLIATIIRIALGSATVAGLTAAGIVQPLVISSGVSPELMVLSIGAGSLMCSHVNDTGFWMFKEYFGISIKDTFRSWTAMETIVGVTGLVGVLVLNLFVG, from the coding sequence ATGTCCATACTGATTTTAATTGCAAGTATCCTTTTGTTGCTATTTTTAATAACCGTTCTAAAATTTAATGCATTTATCTCTTTACTATTGGCTTCTTTTTTTGTTGGTATAGTAAAGCTAATGCCTTTTGGAACAATTGTTAATTCCATCCAAAACGGAATAGGTAGTACTTTAGGATCTTTGGTCTTAATTTTGGCTTTTGGAGTCATGCTTGGAAGTTTACTATCCGAGAGTGGTGCAGCACAACGAATCAGTACTGTTTTAATCAATTCCTTTGGTGTGAATCAAGTAAAATGGGCCGTTTTAGTTACTGGTTTTGCTGTAGGAATTGCCATGTTTTATAATGCTGGTTTTGTTATTTTGATTCCAATGGTTTTTGCCATTGCGGCCAATACGAAACAACCCTTTATTTATCTAGGTATTACCATGGCATCGGCCTTATCAATTACACATGGTTTTTTACCTCCACATCCTGGACCAACTGCAATAGCAGTAATTTTCAAGGCAGATATTGGTAAAACATTATTATATGGAATTTTAGTTTCTATTCCTGCTTTGCTAGCTGCAGGAATTATTTTTCCTGAATTTATAAAAAAAATTGTAACGAATCCGCCTAAAGGATTATTCGAAAGTAAAACTTTTACTGAAGGAGAAATGCCTTCTTTCTTGACAAGTTTCATGATTGCACTCACTCCCGTTATTTTAATGGGGATAGGGACTTTGAGTGCTTTTATTTTACCAGAAGGATCGGATTTGCGGACCACATTAGAGTTTATAGGAAATCCAACTACTTCGATGTTGATTACAGTATTATTTGGTATTGTTTTTTTAGGGATAAAACGAGGGCAAAAGATGATGGACATTATGGATAAATTTAGTACTTCTATGAGTTCTGTCACTATGATAATTTTAATAATTGGTGCTGGTGGTGCTTTTAAACAACTATTGATTGATAGTGGAATTGGATCTGATTTAGCTACTTTTTTTGATGGCTCTACACTTTCACCCTTATTTTTGGGTTGGCTTATTGCTACTATTATACGCATTGCATTAGGATCGGCCACGGTTGCAGGATTAACTGCTGCAGGTATTGTTCAACCCTTAGTGATAAGTTCTGGGGTCAGTCCTGAATTGATGGTTTTATCAATAGGAGCAGGAAGTTTAATGTGCTCTCACGTAAATGATACTGGTTTCTGGATGTTTAAAGAGTATTTTGGAATCAGTATTAAGGATACTTTTCGTTCATGGACAGCAATGGAAACTATAGTTGGTGTTACAGGGTTAGTAGGGGTGTTAGTTCTTAATTTATTTGTAGGTTAA
- a CDS encoding gluconokinase, translating into MDDKKMYVGIDIGTTATKAVCFNRSGKVIYEYSKEYPLYHPEFDQSIQKPNEVLVAVLACINQITKEYQPEFISFSSAMQSVLIIDELGNPLTDAIIWADNRAHEFAESLKVTDVGKRFYQKTGIPIHTFSPMTKIAWLKEHKKGVFSKAFKFISLKEYVWHQLTGEYAIDSSMASGTGIMNIHNLEWDPEILKFLDIHSNQLSKIVKPTHFCKGLNDQLLYVIGGGDGALANLGTGAMEPGKVALTIGTSGAVRLPIEKPFIDSQMRTQCYHLIDNQYLTLGAVSNGAIVLQWLKESILKTEDSFETLFKQAANVSSGSDGLLFVPYLLGERAPIWDASAKGTLLGIKIIHTQAHFIRATMEGILFGLLNVLEILLPNEETREQHTIMASGGFAKSEFWLQMTADVFQMKVRIAETVEASAWGAVLIGFKANGIDFDIETSNGKVFLPNKKHKIIYEQSFTKFKRVYPLLKELE; encoded by the coding sequence ATGGATGATAAAAAAATGTATGTTGGTATCGATATAGGAACGACAGCAACAAAAGCGGTATGTTTCAATAGATCAGGTAAAGTAATTTATGAGTATTCAAAAGAATATCCATTGTATCACCCAGAATTCGATCAAAGTATTCAAAAACCAAATGAAGTTCTTGTTGCAGTTTTAGCTTGCATTAATCAAATTACAAAGGAATATCAGCCTGAGTTTATCAGTTTTAGTTCGGCAATGCAAAGTGTTTTAATCATTGATGAATTAGGAAATCCATTAACAGATGCTATTATTTGGGCAGACAATCGTGCACATGAATTTGCAGAATCGCTTAAAGTAACAGATGTAGGAAAGAGGTTCTATCAAAAAACGGGAATCCCTATTCATACTTTTTCACCAATGACCAAAATCGCTTGGTTGAAAGAACATAAAAAAGGAGTCTTTTCTAAAGCATTTAAATTTATTAGTTTAAAAGAATATGTATGGCATCAGCTTACTGGAGAATATGCAATAGATTCTTCCATGGCATCGGGTACCGGAATAATGAATATTCATAATTTAGAATGGGATCCTGAGATTTTAAAATTTCTAGATATTCATTCGAATCAATTATCAAAAATTGTAAAACCCACCCATTTTTGTAAAGGATTAAATGATCAATTGTTATATGTTATAGGAGGGGGAGATGGAGCTTTGGCCAATTTAGGTACTGGAGCAATGGAACCTGGAAAAGTGGCGTTAACAATAGGAACAAGTGGAGCAGTACGCTTACCAATCGAGAAACCTTTTATAGATTCCCAAATGCGAACGCAATGTTATCATTTGATAGATAATCAATATTTAACACTAGGAGCGGTTAGTAATGGTGCCATTGTTTTACAGTGGTTAAAAGAATCTATTTTGAAAACTGAAGATTCATTTGAAACTCTTTTTAAGCAAGCAGCTAACGTTTCCTCAGGATCAGATGGATTACTTTTTGTACCCTATTTATTAGGAGAAAGAGCTCCTATTTGGGATGCTTCCGCAAAAGGTACTCTTCTAGGAATCAAAATTATTCATACCCAAGCCCATTTTATTCGGGCCACAATGGAGGGGATTTTATTTGGACTTTTGAATGTTTTAGAAATTCTATTGCCTAATGAAGAGACTAGAGAACAACATACTATTATGGCAAGTGGAGGATTTGCAAAAAGTGAATTTTGGTTGCAAATGACTGCCGATGTTTTTCAAATGAAAGTTAGAATTGCTGAAACAGTCGAAGCTTCGGCTTGGGGAGCAGTATTGATTGGTTTTAAAGCAAATGGGATTGATTTTGATATTGAGACTTCAAATGGGAAAGTATTTTTACCCAATAAAAAGCATAAAATCATTTACGAGCAAAGTTTTACTAAATTCAAACGTGTTTATCCTTTACTAAAAGAATTAGAATAA
- a CDS encoding DUF3667 domain-containing protein, whose translation MSKEKLRIDKTCLNCNYVVDQRYCPNCGQENTISTKSFHHIFIHFFEDLTHYDNAFWRTIFYLFFKPAALTKAYLSGKRLSFLAPVRLYIFISFVTFLLLSLFPTSDTKEVTIPITIEKTQVNIPSIDSLHIEEKSVDGLTKVGILSQKNNDTIKKILLQTTKIDTTKINKKEVADFGYKSINELDSIQKNGAEKAKVSKTEYWFLKKWLAVKEENTNEEIIEKFSESFTHNLPKVLFMYMPVFAFILWVFHDKKKWYYFDNGIFTLHYFSFLLLLILTLFFIDKLFLLFGENPILTWVHFGLKSIGIFWMLYYFFPAHRRFYGEKIMISLLKSSVILLINVIIIIILMVLFALYTYINIH comes from the coding sequence ATGTCAAAAGAAAAGTTACGAATAGATAAAACATGCCTTAATTGTAATTATGTTGTTGACCAACGTTACTGTCCCAATTGCGGTCAAGAAAACACGATAAGCACTAAGTCTTTTCATCATATCTTTATTCATTTTTTTGAAGATTTAACCCATTACGACAATGCATTTTGGAGAACCATTTTTTATTTATTTTTCAAACCTGCAGCATTAACTAAAGCTTATCTTTCTGGAAAAAGATTATCATTTCTAGCGCCTGTACGTCTTTATATTTTTATTAGTTTCGTTACCTTTTTATTACTATCCTTATTCCCAACTAGCGACACAAAAGAAGTAACAATTCCAATTACTATAGAAAAAACTCAAGTAAATATCCCCTCAATTGATTCATTACATATTGAAGAAAAAAGCGTCGATGGATTAACAAAAGTTGGAATATTATCTCAAAAAAATAATGATACTATTAAAAAGATTTTACTACAAACTACTAAAATTGACACTACTAAAATAAACAAAAAAGAAGTGGCTGATTTTGGTTATAAATCTATTAATGAACTAGACTCAATACAAAAAAATGGGGCAGAAAAAGCAAAAGTAAGCAAAACCGAATATTGGTTCCTAAAAAAATGGCTTGCTGTAAAAGAAGAAAATACAAATGAGGAAATCATTGAGAAATTCAGTGAATCATTTACGCATAACCTCCCAAAGGTACTGTTTATGTATATGCCTGTTTTTGCTTTTATACTATGGGTTTTTCATGACAAAAAAAAATGGTACTACTTTGATAATGGTATTTTTACTTTGCATTATTTTTCGTTTCTACTCTTATTGATTTTAACCCTGTTCTTTATAGACAAACTCTTTCTGTTGTTTGGTGAAAATCCTATTTTGACTTGGGTTCATTTTGGTCTCAAATCGATTGGCATTTTTTGGATGCTGTATTACTTTTTTCCTGCACACCGAAGATTTTATGGAGAAAAAATCATGATTTCTTTATTAAAAAGTAGTGTAATTTTACTGATAAATGTTATCATTATAATTATTCTAATGGTGCTTTTCGCACTATACACCTACATCAATATTCACTAA